The DNA region GCCTCCACGAGCTCGGCCTCGGGGAACGGCTGGAGCAGCTTGACCGACACGACGCCGACCTTGAGACCGCGTTCGCGCAGGTAGGGCAGCACCGCCTGGACGTCGTCGGTGACCGAGCCGAGGCCGACCATCACGTAGTCGGCGTCCGCGCAGTCGTACGCCTGCACGGGGGAGTAGGCGCGGCCGGTGAGCTCGGTGTACTCGTCCATCGCCTGGCGGACCAGGGCCGGGACCGCGTTCGCGAAGTGGGTGCGGTGGTCGACGGCGCCCGCCTGGAAGTCGGGCTGGTTCTGCACCGGACCGGTCACGCCGGGGTTGTGGACGTCGACGAGCGCCGGCACCAGCTGGCGGGTGCCCTTCTCCCAGGCGCCCACCCACTGACGGCGCCACTGACCCTGCAGGTCCTGCGGCACCCACACCGTGGTCTCGCCGACCAGGTTGCCGGCGTTGTCCTGCTCGACCTTCTCGGCGGTGGCCGCCAGGTGGGCCCGGAGCGCCACCACGTCCTCGACGGCGAAGTCGTCGCTGTGGCGGTCGATGTACTGGTTGAGCTGGAAGACGCGTCCCTTGGCGCCGAAGAGCATCTCCTGGGCGACTGTCGGGGCCTTGATCCGGCCGGACGGGTCGCCGAGGTACTCGCGCAGCAGAGCCGGCTCGGGCAGCAGCACCTCACTCATCACATGGCTGGTGGCGAAGCCGTCCATCGCGTTGGTCACCGGGATCAGCGACAGCGACGAGGCACGGTAGGAGATCGCCGCGAGGTCGGCCGCCTCCTGCGGGTTGGAGCCGAACAGGATCGTGTACCCCGAGGGCAGCAGGGCGTACACGTCGTCGTGCCCGGCCATGACGTTCAGGGAGTGCTTGGACACGACGCGCGCGGCGACCTGCAGCACGAAGCCGCCGATCTTCTTGCCGACGGTCACGAAGTGCGACTCCATCGCGTAGAGGATCCCCTGGCTCGAGGACGCGTTGGAGATGAACTGCCCGCCGGTCAGCGCGGCACCCAGGGCACCGCTCTGCGCCGAGTGCTCACCCTCGGTCTCGAAGAAGAACGGGTGCTGACCCCACACGTTGACGGCGCCGGCGGCGCGCGCGGCCTCGAACAGCTCGGCGATCTCCGTCGACGGGGTGATGGGGTACCCGATCACGCCACCACAGACGTGCTGCATGACGTGCGCCACAGCACCGTTCCCATTGATGACGCTTGCGAGACCGGGGTACTTGGGGTGCTGCGTTGTCATGTCGCCCGTCCGGACCAGGAGAGGAGGAAAGGGCGTGGAAGAACTGCTGCCGTCGGCCGTCTCTGCACTCGGGTGGTGTCGACGTCGGTGTCGCACCGGGTCCGAGGGCTGTCCATGGGCTGGATCATCGCGGTCCTCACGTCCTTTTGGGACTCCGTCAGCGTAGGTCGGTCGTGGATCGCGTTGTCTGTGTCGTAGGTCCTGGTCGGACCCCCTTCCCGCGTGCCCGAGCGGGCGCGCACCCCGCGACCGCGTCGTGCCTCGGGCCCGGACTGCCCACGGCTGTCCGAGACGTCCCGATGCGGACCGGTCTGGTCACGGTGCTCGGCGTCTCACCGCGCCGGGCGGGCCGTCCGCCCGTACGTTGCGGACCATGGACCCGACACCGAGGACCCCACCGACGCCGGGCATCGACCCGGCCCCGGGCACCGACCCGGCCCCGGGTGCGCGCGAGGCGCTCAGCGGCGACGCGATGTGGCCGATGGAGCTGGTCCACGTGCTCGGCCACGACGTGGCGGTGCTCGACGTCGGCTCGGGTGACCGGGCCGTCGTCCTGGTGCACGGCATCAGCGTCCCGTCCCGGTGCTTCGGCCCGCTCGTCCGGACGCTGGCGACGACGACCCGGGTGATCGTCCTCGACCTGCCGGGCTTCGGTCGCAGCGGGCGACCGTCCGCCGCCCTGTCGATCGAGGAGCACGCAGCCGTCGTCGAGGCGCTGGTGGCACGGAGCGGGCTCGTGCTACCGGTCCTCGTCGGGCACTCGACGGGTGCCCAGGTGGTCACCGAGGTCGCCGCCCGCAACCCCGGGCTGGCGCAGCGGGTCGTGCTGATCGGTCCGGTGGCCGAGCCGCTCGCCCCGTCCGCGCTGCGCGAGGCGTGGCTGCTCGTGCGGGACGCCCGTCGCGAGGCGGCCGGCGCGAACCGGATCATGGTCGGTGACTGGCTGCGCTCCGGGCCCCGGCGTCATCTCGGGCGGGTGCCGACCCAGCCGGGCCACCGGCTCGAGGACCGCATGGGCGACGTCGCGGAGCAGGTGCTGCTGGTCCGCGGCGAGCTCGACCCGGTGAGCCCACCCGCCTACCTGCAGCGGCTGGCGGCGCTCGCCCGCGACGCCGCCGTCGTGGAGGTCGCCGACGAGGGTCACCTCGCGATGTACCGCCGCCCGGAGGTCGTCGCCGAGCTGTGCCGTCGGGCTCCGCGCTGAGGGTTCGTGGGCGCTCAGGCGCCGAGGGCGGTGGAGCCGCGGACCACGAGGCGGCAGGGCATGGTCTCCACGCCGGTCGTGGTGGTGCCGCTGATCGCGTCGACGAGGAGCTGGGCGGCGCGGCGGCCGAGCATCTCGAAGTTCATGTCGATGCTGGTCAGGGGTGGGCGGGCGCCGGAGGTCATGATGTGCCAGTTGTCGAAGCCCATGACCGCGACCTGGGCCGGGACGTCGATGCCGCGGTCGCGCAGGACGTCCAGGACGCCGCGGGCGATCTGGTCGCTGCCGCACAGGATCGCGTCGACGTCCGGGCTCTGGTCGAGCAGGGTGTGGGTCGCGGCGCGGCCCCAGGCCTCGGTCCAGCTGCCGAACCGGACCGTCGCCCCGGCCAGGTCCAGACCGGCGGCGGTCAGGGCGGCCAGGGCGCCCTTGGCGCGGTCCTGGGCGGCGGAGTACTGCACCTCACCGGAGATGTGGGCGATCCGGCGGCGGCCGGTGGCCACCAGGTGCTCGACGGCCAGGGCTCCGGCGTTGACGTTGTCGGGGATCACCGAGGCGTCGTGGGGGTCGGTCGAGGGGGCGTAGGCGTAGACGACCGGGATCGGCAGCCGGCCCAGCGTGGTCCGGGGATCGGTGTTGGTGCCGACCACGATCAGGCCGTCGACGCGCCGGCCGAGCAGGGCGCGCAGGTGGTGCTGCTCACGGATCGCGTCCTCGCGTGCGTCGCACAGCAGGACCGACATCTTCCCGGCGCCGAACGCGTCCTCGGCGCCCATCAGGATCGGCAGGCTGAACCGGCCGACCAGGTCGTTGGTCAGCAGCCCGATCGTCCCGGTCTGCCCGGCGAGGATCGCCTGGGCCAGGGAGTTGGGTGTGAACGAGACCCGATCGGCGGCCTCGATCACCCGGCGCCGGGTCTCGGGGTGCACGTTGGCCCGCCCGTTCAGCGCCTTGGAGGCCGTGGCGACCGAGACCCCGGCCAGCGTCGCGACATCACGCAGGGTCGGTGTCCGCGGTCGGCTCGGCACGCCCTCGACGACGCTCACGAACCCCCTCCATCCGATGTCCTGCTCCGGCACAGATCCACGGCCATCGTAGTCGGACGTCTCCCAGAGCCACGCTGCCGGATCCGACGACCAGCCGTCGGTGCTGACGTGTTGACGCGCCCCGCGGCCGGTGCTAACTTAACGAAACCGATTTCGGGCTTTCACGATCGGCGCTTCGGCGTCCGGGTCTGATGCTGCACGATCGAGTGGTTCCCCCGACGGGGGGAGGCCGGCGTCGGTGCCCGGCCTCAGGAGGCCGTGGGCCCCGCACGAACGATGCGTACTCGAGGGAAGCCATGACACCGACGGACAGCTCGGCCAGGATCGCTGCGACCCGGGAGGCGCGGTCATGACCGGCCGGGTGGCAGTCACCGGGGCAACCGGAAAGCTCGGGCGCGCCGTCGTCGCCGACCTGCTGGCCCACGGGTGGGACGTCCTGTCGATCGACCGGATGCGGCCGGTCGGCTTCGACGGTGAGTTCGTCGCCGCCGACCTGACGGACCACGCCCAGGTGCTCGAGATCCTGACCGGCGGCGTCGACGAGCACCCGGGAGCGCTCGACGCGCTGGTCCACCTGGCGGCGATCCCGGCCCCCGGCATCGTGACCAACTCGGCGACCTTCGCGAACAACGCCGCAGCGTCGTGGAACGTGTTCAACGCGGCGCGCGCGGCCAGGATCCGCAACGTCGTGTGGGCCTCGAGCGAGACCGTGCTCGGCCTGCCGTTCGACGTCGCGCCGCCCTACGTGCCGGTGGACGAGGAGTACCGCGGACGGCCCGAGACGACGTACTCGCTCGTCAAGGCGCTCGAGGAGGAGATGGCGCACCACCTGTGCCGGTGGGACCCGCAGCTGAAGATGATCGGGCTGCGCTTCTCCAACGTGATGGAGCCGGGTGACTACGCCGCCTTCGCGTCGTTCGACGCCGACGCCCAGCTGCGCAAGTGGAACCTGTGGGCCTACATCGATGCCCGGGACGGGGCTCAGGCCGTGCGCCGCGCCCTGGACCACGACGCACCCGGCCTCGACGTGTTCGTCATCGCCAACGCCGACACCGTGATGAGCCGGTCGAGCGGAGAGCTCGTCGCCGAGGTCTACCCGGGCGTCGAGGTCCGCAAGGAGCTCGGCGAGCACGAGACGCTGCTGTCGATCGACAAGGCGCGTCGGGTCCTCGGCTACGAGCCGGAGCACTCGTGGCGGGACCGCGCCTCCTGGTAGGGCTCCTCGGCGCACGGCACGCACGACCGGGACCATGACGGGGAAGGCAACCTCCATGCAGTACACGAAGCTGGGCCGGACCGGCCTGGACGTCTCGCGGATCGCGCTCGGCTGCATGAGCTACGGGGAGCCGACGCGAGGCGGCCACGCGTGGACCCTCGACGAGGAGAGCTCGCGGCCCTTCATCCGGCAGGCGCTCGACGCCGGCATCACGTTCTTCGACACGGCGAACGTCTACTCCGACGGGACGAGCGAGGAGATCGTCGGGCGGGCGCTGGCCGAGATGGGTCGACGTGACGAGCTCGTGATCGCCACCAAGGTGCACGGCCGGATGCGACCGGGGCCCAACGGTGCCGGGCTCTCCCGCAAGGCGATCATGACCGAGATCGACCAGAGCCTGCGCCGGCTCGGCACCGACTACGTCGACCTGTACCAGATCCATCGATGGGACCCGACGACGCCGGTCGAGGAGACCATGGAGGCGCTGCACGACGTCGTCCGCTCGGGCAAGGCCCGGTACATCGGCGCGTCGTCGATGCACGCCTGGCAGTTCGCCAAGGCCCAGTACACCGCCGACCTGCACGGCTGGACCCGGTTCGCCACGATGCAGCCGCACTACAACCTGCTCTACCGCGAGGAGGAGCGGGAGATGCTGCCGTTCTGCCTCGACCAGGGTGTCGGTGTGATCCCGTGGAGCCCGCTGGCACGCGGCCGTCTGGCGCGGCCCTGGGACGTCACCACCGCGCGCAGCGAGACCGACGAGTTCGGCAAGCACCTGTACCTCGACGAGGACGAGACCATCGTCCAGGCGGTCGCCGAGGTCGCAGCAGCCCGAGACGTTCCGCAGGCCCAGGTCGCACTGGCGTGGATGCTGGCCCAGCCGGCGGTCACGGCACCGATCGTCGGTGCGACCAAGCCGCACCACCTGGCGGACGCGGTCGCCGCGCTCGATCTGACCCTGACCGGCGCCGAGCTCGAGAGCCTCGGGCGCCCGTACACCGTGCGCCCGATCGCCGGCTTCAGCTGACGTCCGCCGGGCGAGCGCCCGGGTTACGCCATGAGCAGGTACGCCGCTGACAGGACCGTCAGGGCAAGGACGAGGCGGTCGAAGAGCCTCTGGTCGATCCGCCGCGCCAGGGGCCGGCCGGCCAGTGCGCCGATGACGATCGCCGGCGCCAGGAGCAGGTCGAGCTGCAGCGACTCGAGGCTGATCAGGCCGAGGGACACCGAGAACGGCGCCTTGGCGACGTTGACGGCGAAGAAGAACCACGCCGTCGTGCCGAGGAACCTGCTCATCGAGAACCCGGCTGCGAGCAGGTACAGGGACATCACCGGACCGCCGGCGTTGGCGACCATCGTCGTGAAGCCCGCCAGGGCGCCGTAGCTGCTGGTCTCGAACCGCCCGGCCCCACCCGGCCGCTCGCGTGCTGCCGGGCGGGCGCGGGCACGGCGCACGAAGGTCACGGCGACGAGCAGCAGGAGGATCACCCCGATGACGCGCCGCACGGTGGTGTCCCCGGCGACCGCCAGGAACAGCGTGCCGAGCGCGACCCCGGCGAGAACCGCGGGCACCAGCCGGCGCAGCACCGGCCAGTCGGCATGGGCGCGATAGGTCCACACCGCGAAGAGGTCCCCAAGGATCAGCAGGACGAGCAGCACCCCGGTGGACGCCCTGGCCGGGAGCACGGCCGCGAAGACGGCGACGGTGATGGTGGCCGCACCGGGCACGGCGGTCTTGCTCAGCCCCAGCAAGGCTGCCGCGAGGGCGAGCAGGGTCAGGTCGGGCAGCGACAGACCCAGCAGCGCGAACGGAGGCACGTGCGCAGCGTGCCACCGGCGGCCGTCCCGGGGTCGAGCGATCTTGCGCACTGGTCGGTCGTCGAGCGCGGGTCCGAGCGCCGGATGCGAGCGCTAACATCACAACTCCGTAACGACCCTTGACGTGGCTGCCCCGGAGCCTGTTAATTGACGAAATCGGTTTCCGTAGTTTTCGATCTCACCGTAGAGATCGACTGCGGATCGACGTCGAGGCCCAACGAAGGAGCCACGCATGACCACCCACCCCAACCGCCGCAGGACTGCCGTCCTGCTCTCCCTCGCGCTCCCCCTCTCGATCGCGGCCTGCAGCTCGGACGCCACCCCCAGCGGCGACAGCACCGAGAGCAGCGCCGGCGGATCTGCGGACGACGGCACCGAGCTGACCATGTGGGTCCGCTCCGCGACGGACGACTTCAGCACGCGACTCGTCGACGAGTACAACAAGACCCACGAGAACCAGGTCACCCTGACCGTCATCCCGAACGACAACTACCTGCAGAAGGTCGGCACGGCCGCCGGCGCCGGTGCGCTGCCGGACATCCTCGCGGCCGACGTCGTCTACTCGCCGAACTACACCAGCCAGAACCTGTACCTGGACATCACCGACCGCGTCGCGGCGCTCGACTACGCGGGCGACCTCGCGCCGTCGCACCTCGCAGCGGGCAGCTGGGAGGACAAGCTCTACGCGGTGCCTCACAAGCTGGACTCGTCCGTCATGTACTACAACAAGGACCTGTTCACCGCCGCCGGGCTCGACCCCGAGAAGCCGCCGACGAACTTCGCGGAGGTCCTCGAGTACTCCCGTGCGATCACCGCGCTGGGTGACGGCACGTACGGCTTCCAGCTGGCCGGCAACTGCGGCGGCTGCGGCGTCTACTCGCTCTTCCCCTACGCCTGGGCCTCCGGGGCCGAGGTGCTCTCTGCAGACGGTCTGACGGCCGACTTCGACAACGACGTGTTCCGGGAGATCTTCGCCCTGTACCGGACCATGTGGGAGGAGGAGCTGGTTCCGTCCAACAACCTGACCGAGGACGGGTCGACCTGGCAGACCGCCTTCATCGCCGGTGACATCGGCATCCTTCCGCACGGCTCGCCGATCGCCGGTGACCTGATGAAGGAGGCGGACTTCGAGTGGGGCGTCACGTCCCTGATGGCGCCGGACGGCTCGGCGACCTCGACCTTCGTCGGCGGCGACGTCGCCGGCATCACGGCCACCTCGGACAACGCCGACGCGGCATGGAACTTCCTCGAGTGGACGCTGAGCGAGGAGGCCCAGGTCGAGATCATCGCGAAGAACGGTGACCTGCCCGGCCGTCTCGACCTCACGGACAACCAGTACACCGCCTCCGACCCGCGTCTGAAGTTCATCGCCGACGGCCTGGTCAACGGTGAGACCCCGTTCGCCCTTCCCTTCGGTGACCTGTTCAACAACCCGAACGGGCCCTGGGTCGAGCTGATGCGTGGTGCGATCTTCGGTGACGACCCGGAGGGCGCCATCACGGACGGCCAGGTGAAGATCCAGGCCGGGCTCGACGCAGCCAACAGCTAGGCCCGAGCGAACCCGAGAGGTCTGCAATGACGGAGATCCTGACCCCCGTGGCAGAGCCGGCTGTCCGGCACCTGCCACGGGGGAACAGGTCGGCGCTCTCGCGCCGGCCCCTGACCGGAATGCTGTTCGTCGCGCCGACAGCGCTCATCGTGCTGGTGCTGTTCCTGGTGCCGCTCGGGATCCTGCTGTACATGTCCTTCACGGACTACCCGTTGCTGGGCGCGCCCACGCTCAACGGGATCGACAACTACACGGCCATCCCCGACGACGACCTCTTCCTGGGCGCCATCAAGTTCACGCTCGTCTACACCGCCGTGACCACCGTCGTGATCTTCCTCGTCTCGTTCGTCCTGGTCGCCATCTCGAACAGCACACGCAGGTTCTCGAAGGTGTACCGGACGGCGTACTTCCTGCCGTACGTGGTGGGTACGGCCGCTGCGAGCCTGATGTGGTTCATCAACTACGACACGGTCCTGGGCGTCTACAACGACCTGCTGCTTCGGGTGGGGCTCATCGACGAGCCGTTCGCCTTCCTCGCTTCGGAGACCCCGGCGTTCTGGTCGGTGATCGCCCTGGTCGTCTGGAAGTTCGTCGGCTTCCAGGTCCTGGTCCTGCTGGTCGGGCTCCAGTCGGTCCCGCGGGAGCTGTACGAGGCGGCGCGCGTCGACGGCGCGAACCGCCTCCAGCAGCTGCGCTTCATCACGCTCCCGTACCTGACGCCGACGATCGCCCTGCTGTTCATCCTCTCGGTCACGGGCTCCTTGCTCGCGTTCGACCAGTTCCTGATCCTGACCAAGGGTGGGCCGGACAACAGCACGATCAGCCTGGTCTACGCCATCTACAACACGGCGTTCCAGACCTTCGACCTCGGACGCGCGGCAGCGCTGTCGATCATCCTGCTGCTGGCCCTGATCATCCTCAACGGTGTGCAGCTGAGGCTGCTGCGCCGCCGCGACGCCTGACGCGAAAGGACCACCATGTCGACTCGCACCACGGCACGCTCCGCCGCCGCAAGCGTCTCCTTCCACCTCGTCAGCAGCATCCTGGCGATCGCCTTCCTCTTCCCGCTCCTGTGGGCGATCATCAACTCGCTCAAGACCCCGGAGGAGGCCAACCAGGCGCCGCCGACGCTCTTCCCGACGTCGCTGTCGCTCGGCAACTTCCAGAACCTGATGGACTACGGCTCCGGCCTGCCCGTCTACTTCTGGAACAGCATCCTGATCTCGTTCCTGACGGTCGTCGGCACCGTCGTCGTCTCGGTCCTGGGTGGCTACGGCTTCGCCCGGTTCGACTTCTGGGGCAAGAAGCACCTGTTCGTCGCGGTCGTCGCGATCCTCATGGTTCCGTACGCGACGATCCTGCTGCCGCTGTACATCCTGCTGGGCAAGCTCGGTCTGCAGAACTCGCTGATCGGCCTGAGCCTGGTGCTCGTCATGTTCCAGCTGCCCTTCAGCATCCTCATGATGCGCAACTCGTTCGAGTCGGTCCCGCGGGAGCTCGAAGAGGCGGCACTGGTCGACGGGTGCAGCAACGTCGGCGCCCTGCGGCACATCTCGCTGCGCATGGTGTCGCCCGGCATCGTCACCGTTGCCCTCTTCGCGTTCCTGGCGTCCTGGAACGAGTTCCTCGCACCGCTGATCTTCCTCAACGACGCGAGCAAGTTCACCCTGCCGATCATGCTCGTCAACGTCCGGTCGGGGTCCTACGGCGCCATCGACTACGGCGCCCTGCAGGCCGGCGTCGTGATCGCGATGGTCCCCGCCCTCGTCCTGTACCTCGTGCTGCAGCGGTACTACGTCAACGGGTTGCTCAACGGCGCACTCAAGTCCTGAGCCTCGTCCCCTGGCGGGCCCGCTGCTCGCCGCCTCGTTCTCCGTCCTCGATCCTTAGGAGCATCTCCGTGAACACCCCGACCACGTCCGACCCCGGTCGCCTGGCGGCGCCGTGCGCGCCCCGGACGGACGACCACCTCGCCCTGCGCCCGGTCGCGATCGACCAGGTGGCGATCACCGGCGGCTTCTGGGGCCAGTGGCAGCACCGCAACCGCGACGTCACGACGCCGCACGCCCTGACGTGGCTCGAGCGCGACGGGGCGATGGACAACCTGCGCCGGCTCTTCGCCCAGGATGGCGGCCCCGAGCGTCGGGGGATGCTCTTCAGCGACTCCGACCTCTACAAGGCGCTCGAAGGCATCGCCTGGGACCTCGGCCGTGAGGCGTCGCCCGAGCTGGAGGCGATCGTCGACGACGCGGCGCACGTCCTGGAGCAGGCGCAGCTCGACGACGGGTACCTGAACTCCTGGGTGCAGGCCGGCATGGCCGAGCGCTACGCCGACCTGACGCACGGTCACGAGATGTACTGCGCCGGCCACCTGATCCAGGCCGCCGTCGCCCATGCGCGGACCACCGGACGCGAGTCGCTCCTGCAGGTGGCTCGTCGGCTCGCGGACAACCTCGTGCGGGAGTTCGGCGACCGGCGCCGGGTCGACGTCGACGGGCACCCCGAGATCGAGACCGCCCTGGTCGAGCTCTACCGGCACACCGGTGAGCGCAGCTACCTCGACCTGGCCCAGCAGTTCGTCGACGTCCGCGGCTACGGCGTCATCGGCAAGGGCACCTTCGGTTCGGCGTACTTCCAGGACGACGTCCCGGTCCGCGAGCAGGACTCCGTCGTCGGGCACTCGGTTCGCGCGCTGTACCTGATGGCCGGCTTCGTCGACCTCTACCTGGAGACGGGCGAGCGGGCGCTCCTCGAGGCGGCCGAGCGCCAGTGGGCGTCGATGGTCGGCGAGAAGACCTACATCACCGGTGCGGTCGGCTCGCGGTTCGAGGGTGAGGCCTTCGGTGACCCGTTCGAGCTGCCGCCGGACCTGATCTACGGCGAGACGTGCGCGGGGATCGCCAGCGTCATGGCGACCTGGCGGCTGCTGCTGGCCACGGGGGAGGGCAAGTACGCGGACCTCATCGAGCGCACGATGCACAACCTCTTCGCCGCCTCGACGAACACGGCCGGTGACGGCTTCTTCTACGTCAACCCCGTGCAGCGACGTCGGCCCTGGGATGCCGCACCCGTGGACGGCAAGCCGTTGCGCTCGGACGCCCCGGGTACCCGCCCGGCGTGGTTCGACTGCGCGTGCTGCCCGCCCAACATCATCCGGACCGTGGCCTCGCTGAGCACCTACCTGGCGACGGTCGACGACTCCGGGGTGCAGGTGCACCTCTACGCGCCGGCGACGATGACTCTCCCGATGGGCTCGGGTCAGGTGCGCGCGACGGTCGAGACGGACTACCCCTTCGACGGCACCGTCACGGTGCGCATCGAGGAGTCGACCGAGCAGCCCTGGACGTTGTCCCTGCGCATCCCGGCGTGGAGCCGGGGTGCGACGATCGAGGTCGCCGGTGAGTCACGCGACGCGACGGCCGATGGCAAGGGATACGTCCGCGTCGACCGCACCTGGGCCGCCGGCGACGTCGTGCGCCTCGTGCTGCCGATGCCGGTGCGCCTGACGGTCGCGCACCCCGCGGTGGATGCGGTACGGGGCAGCGTCGCGATCGAGCGCGGACCCGTGACCTACTGCCTGGAGAGCCCCGACCAGCCCGAGGGCGTCAGCCTGGACTCGGTCGAGCTCGTCGCCGGCGGTGCGCTGCGGGTGACCTCCCGGGACGACGTCCTCGGCGGGGCTCTGGTGATCGAGGCCGACGGTCTGGTCCGCGACGACAGCACGTGGGTGGGCACGCCCGGCTGGGCCTCGCTCGGCGAGGAGCCTGAGGCGTCGGCCCGGCCGGTGACGCTCACCGCTGTGCCGTACTACCTGTGGGCCAACCGCGGACCGTCGGCGATGCGCGTGTGGGTCCCGCTGGCGAGGTCGTAGCTCGTCGGCCGGCCAGGCCTGGCACCACGTGCCCGGCCTGGCCGGTCGTCCCGAAGGTCCGTGGACGACGAAGGGATCGTGTCGTGGCTGAGCCGGTGCGGTTGGGAATCGCAGGACTGGGGTTCGGGGCCGAGTTCATCCCGATCTACCGTGACCATCCCGATGCGCAGATGTCGGCCATCTGCCGGCGCAGCGAGGAGTCGCTCGACCGCATCGGGGACGCCTTCGGCATCGAGCGCCGGTTCACGAGCTTCGACGACATGATCGCCGACCCCGAGCTCGACGCGGTGCACATCAACACGCCCATCCCGAACCACGCGGCGCAGTCGATCGCGGCGCTGCGGGCCGGCAAGCACGTCGCCTGCACCGTCCCGATGGCCACGACGCTCGACGAGTGCCGCGCGATCGTCGACGCCGCCCGGGAGTCGGGCAAGAACTACATGATGATGGAGACGACCGTCTTCTCCCGCGAGTTCCTGCACGTCAAGGAGCTGGTGCGCAACGGGACGGTCGGCCGGCTCCAGTTCCTGCGGGGGGCGCACCAGCAGGAGATGGCGGGCTGGCCCGGCTACTGGGAGGGCCTGCCCCCGATGCACTACGCGACCCATGCGATCAGCCCGCTGCTGGCTCTTGCCGGCGGCGCGCTGGCCGAGTACGTCGTGTGCCTGGGGTCCGGACGGATCTCGCCGGAGCTGACCGCGAAGTACGGCTCACCGTTCGCGGTCGAGAGTGCGCTGGTCAAGGTGCGGGACTCGGACCTGAGCGCGGAGATCACGCGGTCGCTGTTCGAGACGGCGCGGCAGTACGTGGAGAGCTTCTCGGTCTACGGCGACCGGTCCTCGTTCGAGTGGGAGCAGGTGCAGGGCAGTGGCCCGGTGCTCTTCGCCGGTGAGGACGCCGAACGCATCGAGATCCCCGACTACGCCCACCTGCTGCCCACACCGATCCAGCGGTACACGACCAAGGGTGTCTACGACGAGGAGCACGCCCACCTGTCGTTCCAGCAGGGCAGCGGGCACGGCGGGTCGCACCCCCACCTCGCGCACGAGTTCGTCCGCAGCATCGTCGAGGAGCGAGCGCCGCTGGTCGACGCGGTCACCGCGGCGAACTGGACGTCCGTCGGCATCTGCGCGCACGAGTCGGCGATGGCCGGCGGGACCCGCGTCGACCTCCCTGTCCTGGACGAGGGCGGAGCCGCCCGATGAGCCGGTGGCCGATCGCCGCCAGCACGTTCATCTGGCACTCCCCGCTGACCACGGCGATCCTCGAGTCGCGGTTGCCGCAGCTCGCGGCGTGGGGGTTCGACGCCGTCGAGCTGCCGCTCGACCAGCCGGGGGACTGGGACGTCGAACGCTGCACCGCGCTCCTCGCCGAGCACGGCCTGGCCTCCGTGGTGTGCACCGTGTTCTCGCCCGGCCGTGAGCTCGCCGCGGCCCCGGCGCAGACGCAGGAGGACACCCTCGACTACGTGCGCGCGGCGATCGACGTCGCGGCTGCCCAGGGCAGCGGTCTGGTGATCGGACCGACCTACTGCTCGGTCGGCCGGACGTGGCGGCTCGACGCGGACGACCGCCGTCAGGTGGGCCGCGAGCTGCGCGAGAACTACCGCAGGCTCATCGACCACGCCGGTCCGCTGGGCGTCCGACTGGCCCTCGAACCGCTCAACCGGTACGAGACGAGCGTGTTCAACACGACCGAGCAGGTGCTCGACGTGATCGGCGACCTGGACGCGGACGTCATCGGCCTCGGCCTCGACACGTATCACATGAACATCGAGGAGCGGTCGTTCGGTGACACGTTGCGGCTCGCAGGGGA from Cellulomonas sp. KRMCY2 includes:
- a CDS encoding NAD(P)-dependent oxidoreductase; its protein translation is MTGRVAVTGATGKLGRAVVADLLAHGWDVLSIDRMRPVGFDGEFVAADLTDHAQVLEILTGGVDEHPGALDALVHLAAIPAPGIVTNSATFANNAAASWNVFNAARAARIRNVVWASSETVLGLPFDVAPPYVPVDEEYRGRPETTYSLVKALEEEMAHHLCRWDPQLKMIGLRFSNVMEPGDYAAFASFDADAQLRKWNLWAYIDARDGAQAVRRALDHDAPGLDVFVIANADTVMSRSSGELVAEVYPGVEVRKELGEHETLLSIDKARRVLGYEPEHSWRDRASW
- a CDS encoding LacI family DNA-binding transcriptional regulator, producing the protein MSVVEGVPSRPRTPTLRDVATLAGVSVATASKALNGRANVHPETRRRVIEAADRVSFTPNSLAQAILAGQTGTIGLLTNDLVGRFSLPILMGAEDAFGAGKMSVLLCDAREDAIREQHHLRALLGRRVDGLIVVGTNTDPRTTLGRLPIPVVYAYAPSTDPHDASVIPDNVNAGALAVEHLVATGRRRIAHISGEVQYSAAQDRAKGALAALTAAGLDLAGATVRFGSWTEAWGRAATHTLLDQSPDVDAILCGSDQIARGVLDVLRDRGIDVPAQVAVMGFDNWHIMTSGARPPLTSIDMNFEMLGRRAAQLLVDAISGTTTTGVETMPCRLVVRGSTALGA
- a CDS encoding alpha/beta fold hydrolase is translated as MDPTPRTPPTPGIDPAPGTDPAPGAREALSGDAMWPMELVHVLGHDVAVLDVGSGDRAVVLVHGISVPSRCFGPLVRTLATTTRVIVLDLPGFGRSGRPSAALSIEEHAAVVEALVARSGLVLPVLVGHSTGAQVVTEVAARNPGLAQRVVLIGPVAEPLAPSALREAWLLVRDARREAAGANRIMVGDWLRSGPRRHLGRVPTQPGHRLEDRMGDVAEQVLLVRGELDPVSPPAYLQRLAALARDAAVVEVADEGHLAMYRRPEVVAELCRRAPR
- a CDS encoding sulfite exporter TauE/SafE family protein, whose translation is MPPFALLGLSLPDLTLLALAAALLGLSKTAVPGAATITVAVFAAVLPARASTGVLLVLLILGDLFAVWTYRAHADWPVLRRLVPAVLAGVALGTLFLAVAGDTTVRRVIGVILLLLVAVTFVRRARARPAARERPGGAGRFETSSYGALAGFTTMVANAGGPVMSLYLLAAGFSMSRFLGTTAWFFFAVNVAKAPFSVSLGLISLESLQLDLLLAPAIVIGALAGRPLARRIDQRLFDRLVLALTVLSAAYLLMA
- a CDS encoding aldo/keto reductase, translating into MQYTKLGRTGLDVSRIALGCMSYGEPTRGGHAWTLDEESSRPFIRQALDAGITFFDTANVYSDGTSEEIVGRALAEMGRRDELVIATKVHGRMRPGPNGAGLSRKAIMTEIDQSLRRLGTDYVDLYQIHRWDPTTPVEETMEALHDVVRSGKARYIGASSMHAWQFAKAQYTADLHGWTRFATMQPHYNLLYREEEREMLPFCLDQGVGVIPWSPLARGRLARPWDVTTARSETDEFGKHLYLDEDETIVQAVAEVAAARDVPQAQVALAWMLAQPAVTAPIVGATKPHHLADAVAALDLTLTGAELESLGRPYTVRPIAGFS
- a CDS encoding sugar ABC transporter substrate-binding protein, translated to MTTHPNRRRTAVLLSLALPLSIAACSSDATPSGDSTESSAGGSADDGTELTMWVRSATDDFSTRLVDEYNKTHENQVTLTVIPNDNYLQKVGTAAGAGALPDILAADVVYSPNYTSQNLYLDITDRVAALDYAGDLAPSHLAAGSWEDKLYAVPHKLDSSVMYYNKDLFTAAGLDPEKPPTNFAEVLEYSRAITALGDGTYGFQLAGNCGGCGVYSLFPYAWASGAEVLSADGLTADFDNDVFREIFALYRTMWEEELVPSNNLTEDGSTWQTAFIAGDIGILPHGSPIAGDLMKEADFEWGVTSLMAPDGSATSTFVGGDVAGITATSDNADAAWNFLEWTLSEEAQVEIIAKNGDLPGRLDLTDNQYTASDPRLKFIADGLVNGETPFALPFGDLFNNPNGPWVELMRGAIFGDDPEGAITDGQVKIQAGLDAANS